TTTTACAGGATTTTATGAAACATATTTACAGTGTGGAAACGCCAAGCTAAAATTACACTCCTGGATGCACACTGGAGGCTTCCAGTACCAGCCTGTGCAGTTGCCAAAAGGGTCATCCATATTCAATCCAGAAGTCATTTTGATTAAACCAGGATATTTTTCCTGAAGACTGGGAAcaaaaggaagacagaaaaatgcAACCCCAAATTTCAAGACCTGGTTCAGATACTTGCCTGCAGGATAGTCTGAGCTATCTCAGGATTCTCTGGATTCTCAAAATTCAGGAGCTGTGAGCCAAATCCATAGTAGTAGGGCCCCATTTTATGCAGATCAACCACATTGGCATCAGCACTGAACACCGTCCTCCAGGCTTCCTTGTAAATCTTTGGCAGTTCCACAGAGATGATTCTCCTTTTGCTGTCATGCAGCCCTTTAGCAAGCCACAGTGGGATTTCCAGCTTTGATCCCTGGAGGAACGAGAGAAGACAAAAGTTATCCTTGCCATGAAAGTACACCTGAAGCATCCCCAAAGACAGAGAGTGAACTTTATTAATGAAGACCCAGCATAACAAAAAGTCgattttgttttcagaacagTATTTTGTGACTCTAGCATAAACCAGACACACTTTGGAGGCATTATTACCGCAAGACTCAGAAAGTGGACGTTTTATTGATGCTCTGCGGTTTAGTAATTGTCAGATtatgaaacagcaagagaagaggaaaaccaAACAGGCAAAGCGCAtacaataaaagcaaaaataacttCTGAGAAAGTAGCGGAGAGCACCATTGCGGCGACCACGAACAGAGGGCGGCCGGGCCTGGGAGGCGCGACAGGAGGTGGGGGCAaggcggcggccccggggcaGAGCCCCCCGCGCCCCGTCCCCTCCCGGGAGCGACGGTCCCGCGTCCCTCCCCCGTTACCTCCGGGACGGACTCGGCGCTGCCGGCGCCCTGCCCCAGCAACACGGCCAGGCGCGGCAGCGCGCTCTCTGCGCGCCCCGGCAGCTTCTCCTGCGACATGAGGATGTCGTCCAGCGACAGGAAATTCTCCTCcatgcccagccccggccccaccGGGAAATACGAGTCGGACATGGCCGGGCCGCGGCTCCCGCCAGCCCGTGAGGcaccgcccgccgccgccaccgcgcATGCGCCGCGccctccccggccccgcccgcgcccGGCGCGGCTGCGgggggatcgggatcgggatcgggatcgggatcgggatcgggatcgggatcgggatcgggatcgggatcgggatcgggatcgggggaatcgggatcgggatcggcaCCGCGGCTGCCCCACCTCCGCTGCTCCCGTCCGGCCCTACGCCCGAGCTGCGTTAAAGGCGGGTCTTTGGGTCATAtcaggacaggacaggggatGGATTCACACTGAAATTGGGTGTTGCGGGGAAGTTCCtcgctgtgagggtggtgaggccctggtacccgctgcccagagaagctgtggctgccccatccctggaagtgtccaaggccaggttggacggggcttggcgcaacctgggatagtggaaggtgtccctgccacggCAGGGttttggaactggatgagctttaaggtcccttccaacccaaagcattgcAGGGATCGCTGCTTGCGGCagggcaggctgggcacagctgccccGTCCCGCTGAGCCCCGCCGTGCTGAGGATGCTGCCCCGGCGCACGGCCTGGCCCCTCAGAATGGCTGCTCCAAAGGCAGGGGTGTTTCCCTGCGGCTTAAACACCTGCATCTGCACCCACCGGAGAGTTGATGGAAAGCCAAAGGAATGCTGCCCGTGTGGTTGGTTATGCCCGTGTTTCTCCTTGGCAATTAAGGACGTGCAGAGCACATGGTCAGGCTGATGGATGTGGCCGTGCTGAGTAGGCAGAAGGCAGTGCTAATGAACTGTGTATACCTTGGATTTCAAGGGTAGGCTACGTCCCGAAGTAATTCATTTTAGTGCTGTGATATAAATGATCAAGTCTTTTTTTGATAGCAGAATCAAATACCCTGTGCGGAATTCTGGGTTTGGTTGTATAAGAATAAAAGCAGTGGTTATCCCCCATTTTGATCAGAATTTGACTTCACTTTAGAATCTGACCTTGTGCTTTTTTTGCTCATTGTTTTGTTGTTTCAAAAGTAGTTCATTTTTCATCAGAATAAAATGTTCTTGGTATTCCCTGAGCTGTATATGctgaaacattattttttctatAGACAGTGGTCTAtaaaatgacatttaaaaaatctAGTAAATATTTCAGTCTGTCCTGctgaggaaggaaaataaagaattgAGCAGTGTTGAAACACCCGACAATTTCCCTGAGAAATAATCATGGAGTTATTTATAGGGAgtttgatgatttttttaatgacattttCAGTCCATGACTAAGGCGTAGCCCAATGCATCTTTAATCATCTTTTAATTCTTACGACCTCAGCATGCTTCCTGCTGCTATTTGCTCGAGCTGGATCCACTGTGATTTGTTACTGGTTTTATGCTGGTATTTTAACATCTTCATCAAAGTCAGATCCGTGCAAAATAGTAAAATTTAAACCAGTTTATTAAATCTTGCTCTGTTTTATTTCAtactaagaaaaataaagcccAGTGTGGGCTGAGACCTCAGGATGATATGCTTCAGTCATTTCCATGTCCCCTGGGTACCATGGCAGTCTGTGCTATAAAAATCCAGCCAACAAAGAAATGGTGAGATTTTGTGAGCTGTGTGAGCAGAAGAAATGTACCCATGTGTGTTTGTCAGTGTGACGCCCACACACTGCTGATTCCAGCGTCCCCTTTCCCCATTAGTCAGGTACATTAAATACTGACAGCAGCTGTAAGGGCACTGCGTGCCCCCAAAGAGAGATTTAATGTAAAGGTCATTTCTTGTAAgatgcagaatttttttctatggCATAGAAAACAGACATTGTATTAAATTTAGCAACACTAACTATTGTCCTGTattgttttggtggggtttttttgggtttttttcagtgagaGATTAAGACTCTCTGGAAAATAAATCCTTTTATCTGTGCACATTTTCCAGATGAGTTGCAGGGCAATTTCTGAAAGCTCTGTCTAAAGGACAGTTCTGATAAAATTATAATATGCTGAATTGGATTAGTAAAAATATTCCCTGCTTAATGAGGTTTAGGAAACAAATGTCTCTGCTAAATATGAAAGTGTGCACTGTGTGAGCGAGAAGAGAGAACTCTGCAAATGGAATATGCTTTTTCCAGGGTGCAGAGCTAAGacatctggaaaaaaagaagaaagaaaagcacaattTCCCTGTGTCCCGAGATGCCTCAGCCTCCAGTGTGTGATACAGAAATAAGCACAGAGGTGCAGAAAGCCTGAAGTACTGGGTAAAGCTGAAAGAACACGGAGGGAAAGATGTTTACACTCACTGTAAAATCAGTTGAAGAATGGTTCTTTTGTGAGAATTTTAAAGAATAATGAGTTTGGTAGACAAAATTATGTCAGCTCTTTTTGTCCTATGTTTGCCTTCTCATCCTAAGAAAGGTACCAGGCAGATCCTTATTCTTGAACACCTTTGTGTAAAAATATGCATAATGAGCCCAGCATCCTAAACCATATTATATTTCCAAAAATATGATTTCAAGACcttcctgaaggaaaagaagTGTCCTACATCATAACTGACATATGCCAAAAAATGAGTAATGACAGAGCAAAGTGTTACAGAATTAAGGTTGAGCTGTACTGAATAAAACCCAAATTACTTGAAGGTACAGTTGATAAATTAGAGGATTGCAAATTACAAGAACGAGTAAAATCTTAAAAATTGAGGAACAACTGTTACATTTGATCTATATACTTCTTAAATCTTGAATACCACAGAATTCAGCCAATTTAATAACAGATAAATTTGGGGAAGCAAGGTTAAGCTACCTGCTTCTCCCGGGCCTTTGATCAGAGCATGCCGATGTCTGTGTGCCTTGCAGAGCGACTGAGCTGTGTCAC
This region of Aphelocoma coerulescens isolate FSJ_1873_10779 chromosome 11, UR_Acoe_1.0, whole genome shotgun sequence genomic DNA includes:
- the GINS3 gene encoding DNA replication complex GINS protein PSF3 isoform X1 — translated: MSDSYFPVGPGLGMEENFLSLDDILMSQEKLPGRAESALPRLAVLLGQGAGSAESVPEGSKLEIPLWLAKGLHDSKRRIISVELPKIYKEAWRTVFSADANVVDLHKMGPYYYGFGSQLLNFENPENPEIAQTILQTFIARFRRIMDSSQNAYNEDTSALVARLDELERALFQVGQKGLNDFQCWEKGQASQITASSLVQNYGKRKLTEVDG
- the GINS3 gene encoding DNA replication complex GINS protein PSF3 isoform X2 → MSDSYFPVGPGLGMEENFLSLDDILMSQEKLPGRAESALPRLAVLLGQGAGSAESVPEGSKLEIPLWLAKGLHDSKRRIISVELPKIYKEAWRTVFSADANVVDLHKMGPYYYGFGSQLLNFENPENPEIAQTILQELWMMAVSPDHLWVVLLNLPRMPHDRYPSAAFPACARPGILP